The DNA window AATGgtgccttttattttaatcatgccAGATGCATCACAGGCATGTGAATTGAAGATAATGCAGggaatttttaaatcaatggaAGCAACCTCATTTATGGGGACACTCTGTGCTGCGACACCTTTATTTTCACCATTGGCtgaaaaacttaaataattcCAATCCAGGTGCTTCTACTAGTTATTTTATGTTCTTGCATCCATACGGCAATTGCGCGTGGTTGTCTTACAGAAACGCATCGCTACAGTTCTGTCAGTCATGACACCCTCTTcaagttaattatttaatttaatttaaatttaatttaactactGATCTCTTTTCTTGCCCTGTTTCCCCCTGTTGGCTGGCCTGTGATTGCTTTATTTCACAGATTTGTTGGTctaccaatttttttcttacatgaaAAAGACACGAAGCTAAAATTTACAAGAGGGCCAATTTGATTTCAGGACAAGCAAGTTGGGCTCTCGGCACGTGCTCCACCAGTGACCAGACCTCTATTCATTGCCAGCTCTGTGAAAAACCCCAGCACAAAAAAAGACAAGTGGCCAACTAAAAGAAAATACGGAGAAACTtgagagaattatatatataaaaaattaaattaaattatacttcCAAATCCTTGTTTCTATTTCAactcaacttttattttaaaaaagtttagcaATCGATCTAAATTGAAAAGCTAGGGTTCATGTCACTTTATCTCAATCAAACCCAAAGCATTCCATCTGCCAAGAGCAGCAGTTTCCTAAGATTTGCTCGGACGAGGAGACCATTAAATTAACCAACCATGCCTACAGCTCACGGTCTAAAAGCAATTGATGATGAACGGGGACACCACGTGTTGCTTTTTCCATGATCAAACGAGGCAGGTGAGGTTGGCTTGAAAAGTTGCCTCTCCTCGTGTGCTCGAGAAGAAAGCAGCTCTTCAAACTCTGGCAAGGGGGCAACGGGAAGAAATGGAAAATCGATTTTCATCGCGGGTATTCTCGTGTAAGCTAGAATACATTttcttaaatcatttaaaaaatatttagtttttcttgTTGACGCGCAAGCTATCCTAGAGATATTCTTCCACCCCTGAAAAACAAAAACGCAACACATGAAGAAATTTGCCACCGAAAAGAGCACTTCTCTTGGCAAATCAGGACAGCGACTCACGTTACGGTCACTGAGATTTTCCAATCAGACAGTTCATTGCCTAGTTAGCCTATACATTACACTTTCTCACTATGTTGTTGTGGGCCTACTAAGAAACTAACTTGAGGTTGTCCAGTTGTCTTCCTTGTTTATCTCCTCAATCACGGCCTCAGGAGACGCAAGCACACGGACATGGATGTAAGAACAGACAGTACTAGAGGGGTCAACCATGTAGATTGGAATTTTGGGCCTCACAGGATGATTTTGCAAATTACTAGGCTGGCATTAAGATTGCAGaagagatcttttttttttttttttttttttttaaatgtaactaaaaattttcatatcatgaaaaaactattttgtattattattaaacccgatataatagattaattttgaaatttcttataTGAACTGTGAAAGACCATCTAAATCAAATGACTTAAACTTTTAGGTTAtatctcaatatataatttatattattttttaatacatcctCCTTGTCTCCCTTCAAATAAAAGCTTTTTGGTCTTAAAACTTATATAGATCCATATtaccttatacttaatttttatcaaataaatatgaattgtAAGATTTGAActgtgaccgcttggtcattaagactctgatatcatgtcaaataaccatcttaacccaataacttaaacttttagatGAGGTtccagaatatgatttatattattttctaacatggACTAGgtcaaaattaaactatatagaGATTATCTTGATATAACTCTGTCAATTTGATCGGTTCAAGAGCAACCCgaccaaacaataaaaagatatgagaatgaaattaaaaaaaaaaattaacataaaaaaccttCCTTAgcttttgtttaaaattaatttgtgtgaGAGTTTTATAGATATAATCTAGTCAACTTGATCAatctaaaaacaattcaattacaaaggatggaattgaaaaaaaatattaggttgaaataagaaaaaaaaaagagtgaaattaaaaaaataataaaaagaagaaaaataaaagggagcAATACAGAGTAGAATTAGCATCGCCAGGTGCATGTACTGTCTGGTGGTCCGAGAGATGTGGTTTGCTCCAAGACTTTGCCTGGAACAAATTCATCACCCTTTAATGCAATGCCAGGCATGCCGATCATCACCATTGAATATTCATTCTTTAAAATGGTGCAGATCTTATGACAATTATAATCAtagttaaaaatcaaaatgccgtagttttaacccaaaaaaaaacaaaatcaacacattaaaaaccaGGTTTTGTCCCGAATCAACAGGATCTTAGATCAACTTAAATTTGGCAACCCATGGTCATAAATCAACTTAGATTTGGCTAATTTAACCATTCGTCTATTTTTCAACCTGGACAGATTCAAACTCTGGAAGAACAAGATCCAGATCAAGCCTTTCAGGTTTCATAACCATGACCATCCCCCTATTCTGCCAACAactttaaaatgcaaaaatctCGAAATTTCAAGATCCATATCTCAGAACGGACTGGTGGTCTGGGAGTCGCATATCtaaattccaaaaaagaaatcatgttTTCAACTGAGTCTCCGACTCTCCATAGACACTAAATAAAACCTTTACTGTCGAAGTCTCTGAATAATTAAGCGTAAATCTTTTAATGATCTCCCTTTCGGGCATAATGCATAATCTGAATTTTAATTTGCTGCAAATCTAAACCTCACTTAGCATCTCATGGCACACGCGCCAAACTAAATTCCTCAAAGCAATAACCAATAAGAGAATACAAAGAACAATAATCCTACCATGCATTCTCGCAACCAAGCTAGCATCTACGAGATATAATCCAGTTATTTAAATCGAGTTACATCCACAAATGTCATTGAAGTATGATATTGGAATGATCAATCAATagtcttgaaaaaaatcaatagtgcAAAAACCAATTCACTGGCATTTAACATTTCAATCATTGATAGCATAAAGCATCAACGGATAGGCCAACCTATCCGTTCATCCACGACCCACTTGCTCTAATCATTAAGTCAACCTGTCGGTAAGTTAATCAGCAAAATCTCAGAGCCATTTTCACCATGAACTCGAAAGTCTTCGTCAAATTAACCAACACTTGAATCAGTCATGTACTTATTCCCATATGGTTCTGTTTCAGGATAGTTAAAGACGAAAATAACGCAAAAACAAGGGGGAAAACCCCAGAAAACAGAGACAGATAATTGCCATTCTCATATTCTAAAGAAGACTAActttaattcaattgaaaaaaacccAATCTGTTAACAGTTACATCCATAGAAACCAGGGCCTTAACCCCAAAAACCTAAATATAGTTCccagaaaacaaaaacccatttaAATGGACAACAACCAATTTCTACTCATGTAAAGTGCCCAAGATATCCTCGTCCCTGTACAAAACATACCtgcaaaggaaaaaagaacCACCAACACAGACccaacatcaacaaaaataaataaatacatggatAGCCAAACCATTTAAAGAATATCATAATacacaaaaattaaatcaatacacATGAAAAACTTACTCTTTTTCACCAAGCTTGACTTGGGTACCCCCATATGAAGGCAAAAGCACAGTGTCACCTTCCTTCACAGCTGGAGGGATGGTGTTCCCTTCAGGGCTCCTTAACCCAGGACCCACGGATATTACTTTCCCCGAGTTCAGCTGTTTTCATCCCAGGCAAATCACCACCACccaaattcaattataatattaaatgtaaAGAACAAACAAATTCACGCACAAATATAGATAAAAGCAAAAGTGAATGAGATACCTTAGTAGATGTCTCGGGGAGGAGAATTCCAGCAGTTGTTTTTGAGGGAGGGACGATCTTCTCCACCAGGACACGGTTTAGGGTAGGAATCAAGCGCCTTAacattcttttctcttttgttaaaaaaactgtTTCGGCAAAGTGAAAGAGTGGAGCTGCAGTTCTGGATGTCTCCTTTTAAAACAAGAGGGATTGTAGGAGGAGGGAGGGGTTGGGGGATCAAGTTTCTCTAGAGAGAAACAGAAGGTTCTAGACTTAGATCCTAGGGTTTTGTTAGGGTTTTAACTGGAGGGCTGCGTGCCATTGATTATGGGCATCCATATTTCGAGTATGGGCAAGGACTGCGGGATGGATACGAGTCTGGGTACCGGTCGCCCATAACCAATCCCAAATTCTACTCTGTCAAAAAGTTTTTGCCCAGTATCCGGCCCATATAAGTTAAAGAATCACTCCACGGGTCCATATCCTCCCGGCCCGGCAATATGCATGCCTGTTCCATTTACATAACTGGCTTGTCCCAGCTAGAAAATAGATTTTCCGTTCATTTTTGTCTctttggttttcaaaaaaactattttaatcctcgtgtttaataatattatacaaATCAGTCATCAGTTGAAAGGTTCTTGGTCCTCGTATGTTTTCAGAAATACATATAAACTCTTGCAGTAAAATAAATGGATTTGGATCCAGAACACGTTAGATCATgtacttgaaattaaaattcgAATAGAAtctcaattatattatttaaccgatttgaatttttaaaaacatgatttgtcATTTTCCTTACTAGAATAACAAAGGATCACATCCCAAAAAACTCCCAT is part of the Populus alba chromosome 10, ASM523922v2, whole genome shotgun sequence genome and encodes:
- the LOC118046388 gene encoding 10 kDa chaperonin, mitochondrial → MLRRLIPTLNRVLVEKIVPPSKTTAGILLPETSTKLNSGKVISVGPGLRSPEGNTIPPAVKEGDTVLLPSYGGTQVKLGEKEYVLYRDEDILGTLHE